ACGATCCTGCAAGAGGCGCAGTAACTTCACCTGACTTGCCTCGCTCAGCTCTCCGATTTCATCCAGAAAAAGGGTTCCATTTTCGGCTTGTGCAATCAACCCTTCACGCGACCGTTCTGCGCCAGTAAAGGCCCCTTTCACATGACCAAATAGCGTGTCCGAAAACATCGTGTCATCTAGCCCCGCAATATTGACCGCCACAAACTGACCCGTCCGGCCAGACGCACAGTGCACGGCTTCCGCAAAAAGCTCTTTGCCCGTTCCGGTCTCCCCGTTAATCAATACTGGTTGAGGCGAACAGGAAATCGCTTCGATATAGCGGAACAACGCGTGCATCCGGCTACTCTGCGACACGATGCGCGAAAATGCTTTATTATGCTGAACTTGCGAGTTATCCAGCACCATATGCTGCAAAGAGCGCAACTGACCGCGCAAGCCGCTCACTTCAATCGCCTTCTCCACCGTCGCCAAGAGCCGTTTTTTATCTACCGGCTTGACAAGATAATCGAACGCACCACTCTTCATGCAGCCGAGCGCCGTATCGACATCATTGACCGCCGTCATCATCACCATAACCGTATCCGGCATCGCTAAACTCAGCTCGCCCAACAGCTCCTGCCCACTCATATGCGGCATGATCAGATCAATAATCGCGACCTGCGAACGATGTTTTTGCGCAGCTGCCACTGCCAGTCTCGGATCAGAGACCAGTTGCAGATTGCGAAAACCGGCCGAATAGAGCGCTGCTTTCGTAGAAAAAAGACTATCTTCTTCATCGTCAACAACAAGAATCGCAATATCCTGTTCCATACTGCCCCTCCTTCATCAATCAAATTCATGGAAACCTATTCCCTACTTCCCGACTGGTAAGAGTAAACGGAACGTCGCCCCTGCCCCGACAGTTGACTCAACAACAATACTACCACCATGCTCTTCAGCGGTCGCACGTGAAATCGACAATCCCAAACCCGTGCCACCGCGTCCACGTTTGGTAGTATAAAACGGCTCGAAGAGGCGCGCCAGTGTTTCGGTGTCAATACCGCATCCGTTATCGCGCACTTCGACAGCCAGCATATCGTCACCTTTCAATCGATATGTCGCCACGGTTATTTCCCCGCGCTTTTCGGGAACGGCTTCCAGCGCATTCATAATGAAATTAATGATGATTTGCTCCAACCGCGCCGCACTTCCGCGCACCGTTGGCAGATTTTCCCCTAACTCGAAACGTAAAGCCACCGCCCGTTTTTTCGTTTCGCTTGCCAGCATAGACGTTGCACCATGCACCACATCGTTGAGCTGCACCGGCTCGTTGAGGGACATCTTATCTTGCGTCGAAAAAGCTTTTAAGTGCTCAACAATCCCTTTAATGCGCTCCGTTGCACGATGAATACGCGCCAACATTTCTGGAACCTCATGACGCAATTCGGGGTACGTAAAACCACCCGCACTAAAATCCTCCAGCGTCTCCACGTGTTGCGGTAAACTACGGATCATATCGCGCCAGATATCGTCTAACACCGACGTATTGAGCATGATAAAGCTATTGGGGTTATTGATTTCATGCGCTACTCCAGCGCTTAACTGCCCCAACAGGGATAGGTGCGCCGTGCGCATGGCATCCTGCTGCATCTGCACCCGCTGTGTGATATTGCGCGATATCGTAATAAACGTGGCAATCTCTTTCTTGGTGTCAAAGCTTCCGGGAGCCGCATTAACTTCCCACGTTGTCGCGCCGAGGGTAATTATTCCTGTACTTTTGCGCCTTCCTGCTACATAGGCTTCGATAGGACAGGTCTCGCAGGGCTCTGTGCGCCCTTGTAGTATCTCGTAACACCGCTTTCCGGGAAGCATTGATGCTGGCTGGCGATAAAACTCTGCGGCACCATCATTCGCCCACCGAATCACATATTCACGGTCAACTTCAACAATGGCATCGGGAATAGCATCCAGTAAAGCGCGGAATTGTTCCGAAAGCTTCTGGTAGCGCACCTGATTCGCGCGCAACGCATTTTCGATCATTTTCACGCGCGTTACATCCTGTATCGTTCCCATCATCCGTAGCGGCGTTCCCGAGTCGTCAAATTTCACTTCGCCCCGCTCGTGGACATACTTCAACGTACCATCAGCGAGGATAATACGGTGATCGATGCTGTAGGGGCGTTTTTCCTCCAGCGCCAGCCGAACACTCTCTTCCACAAAATGACGATCTTCAGGATGAACGTACCCGAGAAACGCTTCGTAGGTTTCTTCAAATTCACGCGGAATCAGCCCGAAAATACGGTAGACCTCATCCGACCAGTACAGACTTCCGTCCTGAATCAGCCACTCCCAGTTGCCGATACTGGCAAGCTGTTGTGCCTCCAACAGGCGTGATTTTGTATCGCGAAAGGCCAAAAGCGCGCGAGCCATTCTGCCAAAATCCCCATCGGAATGTTTTTGCAGCGCTTCAATAGCGGGAAGCTCGGGCAAATGGTTCTTGTCGCGCGAAAGGTCAAACAGTGCATTGGCAATCACGCGCAACTTTTGACTCACGCTCGCGGTGATAAGCAGCGCCAACATCAGTATAAGAAAGAGTGCAACACCGCCGACTATCATAATTTGCGTTAGGTACTGCCGCGACTCACGTGAAATGCTCTCGATACGCACACTCGCGCGCTCCACAAAAAGCTGGCTGATACGGTGCGGATAGAGGGTGAAATTCGCAAAGTGCTGCCCTGCCGCATCAAGATAGTGGTGCGACATCGTGTAATCGACCGCGGCAATGTCAGTCGCTTGCAGCACAAAACGGCGGTATTCGTGAAACTCATGCACCAACGCGGCCGCACTCGACTCGTCAATTTCCTGAAGTAAATCAGAGTGAGCGAGGTGCGCCACACGTTCACCAAATTGATTCAGCTCTTCGACAAACTCAGCATGCAGGAAATAGAGTTGCAACTCAGAGAGCGCTCTCTCTTCCGCCTTTTCCAGCGTTGCCACCACACGCATATGCAGCAAACTCATCCCTTCGCTGAACTTGGCCGCATCGCGAATAACTTGTAAATCATTATGCTGCAATGCAGAAGCGGACTGCTGCCGTTCATCTACGGTGCGAATGGACCAATACCCCAACGCCAATGTCAGCAGAATGACAAAAAGAGCTGGCAACAAAAAGAGTAATATCAGGTTGCGGCTAGCGCTCATGACGCCCCCAAGCGGGCAGAGTTTCGCAACCGTTGGGTGAACTCTTGCGCCGGAATCGGACGGCAGAAAAAGTACCCCTGAAATGCGCGGCACCCTTGCGACATCAGAAATTCCACCTGTGCCGCCGTCTCAACCCCTTCGGCAACCACCTCTAAATTCAGGGCATGACTCATAGCAATGATGGTTTTGACAATCGCCGCATCTTCAGGGTTATCGTGAATATCGCGCACAAATGACTGATCAATTTTCATCTGATCGAGCGGCAGCCGCTTCAGATATTGCAGCGACGAATACCCCGTACCAAAGTCATCCATCGAAAACGTAATCCCGCTCCGCTTGATCTCCTGCATTTTGGCAATCGTCTCTTCGACGCGCTCCAACACCGCGCTTTCGGTGAGCTCCAGCTTCAAGCGGTCGGCGCGAGCCCCGGTTTCATGTACTATCCGCCCGATATGTTTCACCAGCGCCGGATCTTTAAACTGCCGTGCACTCATATTGACTGCCAGCGTGAGGTGCGCTGACTCTGGCCGTTGCTGCCACGCTACCAATTGCTGACACGCTGTTTCCAACACCCAATACCCGATCGGAACAATCAAGCCCGTCTCTTCGGCCAGTGGAATAAAATCAGCGGGCGACACCACACCTCGCACGGGATGATGCCAGCGTAGCAATGCTTCGGCACCAAAAGGACGACCTTCGCCATCCACCTGAAGTTGGAACACCAAACGGAATTCCTTCTTTTCCAACGCTTGCTGCAAATCGTGTTCCAGCGACGTGCGATACTCCAGTGTGGCCTGAAGGGCGGGATCGTAAAAACGGATGGTATTGCGACCGGCATTTTTCGCCTGATACATGGCGGCATCGGCACATTTAAACAGCTCTTCCGCATCGTGCGTACCATCCTGAAACAGCGCAACACCAATACTCGGCGTCACGCGGTACCCCTCGCCGTCAATCACATACGGCACACTTAACGACAGTCGCACCTGTTCTGCAAACAACTCTACTCGGTGTACCGCTTGGGCGCGATTCACTCCCAGAGTATCGAGCAGCAAAGCAAACTCGTCACCACCAAAACGTCCCATCGTCAACATTCCTTCAGCAACGGCCAACGTACGTAAACGAGCGGTAACTTCTTGTAAAAGTTTATCGCCAATACTATGCCCACGGGTATCGTTCACCGTTTTGAAATTATCGAGATCCAAATAGAGCAAAGCGCCATAATGGCCGGAACTGGTGCAGAATTGCAGAGCGTGGTTGATGTATTCACTCAATAAATGGCGATTCGGCAACCCCGTCAGCGTATCGTAGTGCGCCAGATAATGCGCTTGCTGCTCCGCTTCACGCCGCCGCACTTCGGCATCGCGAAGTGCCAGCAGAGCCTGCGCCACCTGCCGTACTTCACCCTTCGCTTGTTGCGCCAGAGCGTCGACTTCAGGGAGCGGTGGAAATTTTCCATCGGACAGAGCAAGATCACTCAGCGCGTCGGTAATAACACGCAAATTGCGACCAATGAGTCGACCCGAAAAAAGTGCCGACAAAACCATGAACACTAAACTGAGCCCGCCAGCCCAAGCGACCCAGGAAAAATAGTCGTACAGCATTTCCATGGCTTTTGCATGGCGAATGTCCGCTCTGGCGGACAAGAGTTCTGTAATGCGGTGGGCATAGCTAGAAAAATTGATAAAGTGTTTCTGTGCCGCATCAATGTAATTTTCCGCCGTGGAAGGGTCGATAGCGGCAATATCCGTCGCCATAATCACAAAATACTGATACCGCTGAAATTCCTGCAACAGCGCCACGGTGCTGCCATGATTTACTTCGCGTAACAGTTCTGACGCGGCAAGCGCTTCGGCTTCGAGCAAACGAGCTGACAACATATCAACAATTGTCCCATGACGGTAATACAGCTCAATTTCCGAACTTGCCCCTCGGCGGGCAAGTTCGAGTGTGGCAGTTATGTGCTTATGTAAATCCCCCACACTACGACTGAACTGTGCCGCAGCGTGAATGGTCTGTAAATCGCGCGCTTGCGACGCACTGACGTCAACATAGTGCCCTTTCAAAGTCGAAAACGACCAATACCCGAAGGCAAACGCCAGCATGACGACCAACATCGCCGGAAAAAGAAACGCGAACAAAAGGTTTCTGCTGGTCGCTTTCATATCTTACTGCCAGGGTGGGGGGAGCAGCAGTTCATCCCACTGCTCGGGGCGAACGCTCCCGACATATTCGAAGGAATCCGCACCAAGCGGGCGCACTACCACCAACGTCCCTTCCGGAGGGAAATAGTTCATGATTTCGGCCATATTCGGCCCGTGAGCAACGAGTGCCCGGTTTTTCCCCGCCGTTGTCACCGGCAATGACACCAGTTCGCGCGTACGCTGAATTACCGGTGTTTTTTCGACTCGAGTCATGGCAGCGGTATATTTCAGCAACTCTTCCACAACAATTTCGCGCTCCCCGAAAGCAGCCTGCGCACTTTCAATCGCCCGACAAAACGGACTCACATATATTTCGCCTACCGGAAAACCTGCCTGCGCAATACTTTGACCAATAAACGCCATCTGTTTCCGCCCTTCAGTCGTCAACGGACGCTGCGTAGAACAATCATTCAGATCAACCGGAACCTGATCGGGAATAGCGGAGTCAGTTATGCCATGACGCAAGTAGAGCACATACCCACCCTGTTGCACCGCATGAATCGTCTGCGCATCAAGTGGTGACTCCCGAAAGGTCTCCGCCAAAGAGGGGAGAACCGTACCTACACACAACCCCAAAGCTACCAGACATTGAAGAACACGATGTGACATTTCCCCCTCCTGATCAACATAGTGATAAGAATCACTATAAAATAGCTTGCGGCGCCAATCAACTTATTTTACAGAGTAAAATCATCAACAAGCCAAAAACAGATAACTTTTGCGATTATATGATACAAATAAACGCAATATGAACAGCATAAAACACTCTCCTAACGGCGCTCTACTGTCATGATTGTGACAAAACAATGTCAGCAAAACCAATAAATACCAAACAAATCACTAAAGACTATTTTAACATCTGCTAAACATCTACAGAACATCGGATTACCAATAACTACTGGTAGAATCTCTTCAAAAGCTATTGCGCAACAATTCACTTTTATGATACCCAATAATAGCTTTCCATACTAGAACCATGTTCTCTTCATGGTACTGTCGTAGCTCCCTTCGCGAAGGGGTACCCTAAAACCCTATTATATACTGCAAAACCCTAAGGACGACGCAATGAAAAATCTTACAATGAGCACGAAACTTGGAAGTGGATTCGGAATACTGATCCTGATCTCATTAGTGGTAGCTATTATCGGTTACTCTTCGATGGCAACGCTCAACAAAGGAGCTGACACTGCCCTTTCCACCAGCAATGTCGCCGTGATGGCGCTGGAAGCTGCTGAAAACATCCAGATTTATCTGCGCAATGAAAACGCAACCCGTGCCGAAACAGCCGAAGAGTTGCTAAGACAAGGCGAGCTCGCCCTTCTCGCACTCCAGCGCGACACCGACCATCAAGCGTTGACTCGCTTCCTGCAAACCGCAATCGACGAAGTGAAAATAACCATCAGCGGATTTAAGGACTACCGTGTGGGAGTCCGTGAACGCAACGCCCTGTTTGATGAGCTTATCCGCCTCGGTGTATTATCGCGCCAAACCTCACAGCAAATCAGCGATGGCATGACAGCGGGCATTGCCGAGCAACTACGCCTTACAAGCGACCCAACCCAAATTAACCAAGCTCTTCACATGCTGCGCACAGAAGCGGGCATTGTGGAAAACATCAACCGGGTGCATTTTTATGTGCGCGAATACATCATCCGTGGTGACATCGCATCCATAGAGGCCGCCAGAAGGCTTGTTACGGATGAAATCATTGCTCGCTTTACCGAAATAGGGCAATGGATGCGCATACAAGGGATTAACAGCGAAATGCAGCGCGCCGTTGAGCAGTCAACCACTATTATGCAGCAGTACCTTGGAGCACTCAATACGTGGGCAGAGCGGGTGCAGACACTTGATCAGGAATATCAGGCCATCCGGCAAAATATTGGCGATATCAATCAGGCGATCAATCAAGCCCTGGCGGTGGGGAATCAGGTCATGGATAGCGAAACCGTCCGAGCCGAGCGGATTATCCTTATTGCCGCTGCCATTGCGATTGCTCTTGGCATATTCCTCGCTATTTCGATCACCCGTATGATCGTCGGCCCACTCCAGCAAAGTGTCAATTTCGCCAATGCGGTGGCCGATGGCGACTTGACGCGAACGCTCCCCATTCAGCAGCGCGACGAAATCGGCCAGCTTGTCCACTCACTGAATACCATGGTTGGTAGTCTGCGCGACACCGTAGGGAATATTCAAGAAACGGCAACTGGTGTGGCTTCTGCCAGTGAAGAACTTAGCAGCGCTTCCGTACAAATGAGTTCCGGCATGGCACTGCAAGCAGAGCGAGTTTCACAAATTGCTTCCGCGTCGCTCGAAATGTCGCAGACCTCGACGGAGATTGCGCAGAACATGAGTCAGATTCAAGGAAACACCTCAAACGCACTCGATTTATCGCGTCAAGGCGGCTCGAAGGTCAAACAGTCCGCCAAAGAGATGGAAAATATCGCCGAACAAGTTGATATTGCCTCTGGCCATGCCCGTTCGCTCGAAGAAAAAGCCGCCCGCGTGCAGCAAGTGATTGAAGTTATTAACGATATCGCGGAACAGACCAATTTGCTTGCGCTGAATGCGGCGATCGAAGCCGCCCGCGCTGGCGACGCGGGACGCGGTTTTGCTGTTGTTGCGGATGAAGTGCGCAAGCTTGCCGAACGGAGCGCCAACTCAACCGAAGAGATCAGCTCCATAGTGGAAAGCATTCAGGGTGGCGTTGATCAGGTCGTCCGCTCTATGTCTCACGTTGACGAAAAGGCACAAATCGGCAATCGCTTGGCGCAAGAAACCGATGCCGCCTTTGCCGAAATCATTGGAGGCATGGAAAATCTACAGGAATTAATTGTACAAAACGCCGCCGCAATTGAAGAAATGTCGGCCACGGCGGATCAAATCACCGAGGACATTCAGGCCATTTCGGCAGCTTCGGAACAAACCGCCGCTTCTTCGGAAGAAGTCTCGCGCGCCTCAAGCGATCTGGCACTGCTTGCCACAAACGTTCAGGAGAGCGTTGCCGTATTCCAGATCGAAGAGCGCAAGATGCTTCCCCGCGCATAAATCTTTCTGTGCCGCGCATCTGTCATCACCGTTTCCGGCAGATGCGCTGCTTGTGTATCACTCTCACACAACGTCTGTAGTTCTCAGTGTAATACAAAACTCTGCGCCACCGTCAGTGTTGCGCGCCTGAATGGTTCCACCCATTTTGGCAACAATCTGCCGGCAGAGCGAAAGACCAATCCCCGTTCCATGCTCCCCTTTGGTTGAGGTGAAAGAATCAAAAAGAGCATCAGGAAGGAGTTCGTCGGGAATGCCGCCACCATTATCACGCACGGTGAAACGAAGCATACCTTCGCTGACACTGGCCGTGATCGTGATCATCCGCTCATCTACCTTGCGTTCCTGAAACACGTCGCGCGAATTATGGATCAGGTTCAAAAACACCTGCTTAAACTCATTTGGGCAACCGTAGACCTGCGGGGATACTTCCGAAGGGAAAAAGGTTAATATAACCTTATCGCGCATCAGTTGCCCACGCATCAATTCCAGCACATCACGAATCTGTTGCTGCGGGCAAAAGTTTCTGGTCTTATCTGACGGCTTATAGAAGTTGCGGAAGTCGTCGACCGTCTGCGCCATATAATCAACCTGCTGCTGAATATGCGTGGTGGAGAACTCCAGCTCCTCTTTTGTCAGCTCACCGGAACGGTAGAGTTCTGCCAGATCAGCCGCCAGTAAATTGATGTTGTTGAGCGGCTGTTTCCACTGGTGCGCTATTGCCCCCACCATACCGCCAATTTCGGCCAGCTTGGCCTGCTGAATCATCGCCTGCTGTTCTCGATGTGCTTTTTCGATGTACTGATTCATATATTTGGCAACCTGTGCCAGTTCGTCTTCGCCACTGAGGGAAATCCGTTTCGATAAATCGGCATCACCAGCCGCTAGCTTGCGTGCTTTATCCGTAATTGCCGCCGTAGACAGGACGATCATACGCACAATCGCAATCATAGGTACTGCCGTAACGAACAGCATGATGGCAATAATTATGGCCATGCGTTGCACTTCAACCCAGAGCATCGCGTTAATGTCGTCGATATAAACGCCCGTGCCAATTACCCAACCCCACGGCTGAAAACCCATGATGTACGAAGACTTAGGCACCGGATCACCAAAGCCGGGCTTCGGCCAGTAATAATCGACATGCCCTTTTCCGTCGCGCTGCACAACAGCTAGCATTTCCATAAACAACCGTTTACCATGGGGATCAGCGTAATGTGTTAAGTCTGCGCCATCAAGTTCTGGAGTAGTCGGGTGCATGACCATTCGCGGGTGCATATCATTGACCCAAATATATTCGCCATCGCCATATCGCATTGAGTGCAGTGTACGCAAGGCACGTTGCTGTGCAACTTCGGTCGTTATTTCACCAGATTGCACCATCTGCCAATAGCTCTCAACAATGCTATACGCCGCCTGGGTCATCTCTTCCACTGCACGATTTTTAATGCTGTACATGTTGTGGTTTAACGTGAAAAGAGAAATAGCAATCAGCGCGACAGTGCCGCAAATGGCCACACCAAAAAAAGCGAGGAGTCGACCCTTAATAGTTTTTGGGGAAAACGGCAATCGCACGATTTGGCTCCTTGTATGCCACTTTAGAAAATTGGCAATTGAATAAAGATACCGAATATGCAAAGCGCACAAACGTACATCCAGCGAACATGCGTTACATAGCTGCGGAATATAATGCATTGATACTGACGACGCAAAGTAATTGTGAAAAAATATAGCGGTTGCGCTGCAAGTGACTCCGTTCGCCTACTCTTCACCTGACAAGATACTACATGGTAACATTGAGATACCACATCATCTCTGGCTCGCCATCACTCACGATATCCGTTGACCTGATAATACAAGCAAGAGATAAGAACCCATTTCAAGCGCAATAGTTTTGCCACTGTACAACATCACTATTTACATTATAATCTGTTGCAATAAAAGACTATAACCTTTCACTACACTCATTCATCTTCTCTTCACGAACCCGTGTATACATGATAAAAGCAAAAAATAAATTGACTTTAACGTCAACGAATAGCATATAGAGGGGAGTTGTTTTTCGCTATTCAACGAATAGTAAAAAGGATATAAGCAACCATATTCATAATTTTGCTCGAGGTTGGCTCATGAATAACACCCCAGAAAATCACGTTGATACGGATGAATTAACCCCCATTGGAGAACTTGCCAAACAACTGCGACTGACCACGCGAACACTACGCTATTGGGAAGAAGTAGGAATTATTGAGTCTGCCGAACGCGACAATGGCACCATTCGCGGCTATACGCCGTATATGGTGCGGAGAATTCGACTCATAATGAAACTCAAAGAGTTGGGATTAACGATCAAGGAGATGCAGGATCTTTATCGCGTCTATGGAAACGCGAAAAGAACTGACAAGCTTATTCCTGAGCTTATTAAAACCATTGATCAACATATTCGACTTGTTGACGCAAAAATGGCACGAATTGCCTCGCTGAGAGTCGACCTTGTCGAATATCGCGACCGTTTATTTGAAAAATTCGCTCGGGTGAGCGAACAGCACACCGACTGACCTCTTTTGAACGCTGATGCGCAACACTCCTCAAGAGGCCGCCGTATCTTCCTCCATAGCTTCCAATATCACTTTCAGTTGACCGATAAGTTCAGGGCTAAGTTGTTTACCGATGTAGGAATTTATCTCTTGCTGTTGCAATGGTGCAAGCTTGCGAAGGTGTCGGCTCCCTTCGCGAGTAAGCCGAACAACTATTTCTCGCTTGCTTATCGGGGATGGCGACCGATCTACCCACCCTTTTTGGGATAATTTTTCCACCAAACGGCTGGCATTGCCTGGTGTCACGTCTATCATACGCGATATTTCTTTCAGATTAAGCCCTTGCGGATGATCGCTTATTGTGTGGAGAATTCTCATTTGCGCCGGACCAACATCAAACGTTTTTAGCAGCTTTTCGTCAATGGCGCGCAAATCGCGCAACACCAGTCCCATACTCCAATACAGATCAAGCGGGGTGGAAATTTTCACAGTGCACCTCACATCGTTTTCGAATCAATGAAAAACGTGGACATGACATCCTTCGCAATGAGTCATCATGTCCACCGGAATACAAGTAAAAAACACCCGAAGAAAGAACAGCTTCTGGCGGTTGTTAGCGCTTTGTTTTTGGAATAAATATTTCGTCAGGATCAAGGACGTCATGAATCAAATGAAGCTCTTCACGCGTTGGTGGTGCCGTCAGCCCATTGACCCGAGAAATATCAAGTGGGAAATTACACAACTCCTGAATTTCCTCTGGTGTCATTCCTGGATGGCACGTATCAAGGTATATTTTCCCCGTTTCCTCATCAAAACGAAACACACCAGCGGTACTGATAATCGCAGAAGGGCCACCACGGTAGGCAGTACCATATAATTCCCGGCGGTGAACGAATTCACCTCCAGGCCATTTCTTCACTCGCCAGCCCGGGCTTGTGATGTAGCTTACATTCTTCGTGAACCTCCGCTTTTCGTGCACCATAATAAATACGGTGCGCTTGGCGAACGAATTGATATCGGGATTTCCGCCGCTGCCAGTGAGTCGCAATTCAGGTGCTAAGTAATCGCCAATAACCGTGGTATTGACGTTACCGTACTCATCCACTTCGGCTCCCCCCAAAAAACCAAGATCAACGTATCCACGCTGCGCAATACTAAAGGCATCGTAGAGCCCTGACGAGCGCGAAGCGCCCATTTCACAGCGGGCATCACCAACCGATGTGGGAATTTCCGGTGGACGTCCATCGAGTGTTCCTGCTTCAAAAATGAGTTTCAGATTTGGGGCGTGCGTTTTTTGCGCCAACATAATGGCAACCATCGGCAATCCGGTGCCAGCAAATACTATTTCATTATCTTGCACCTCGCGCGAGGCCGCGCAACAAAGTAGATCGGCCAATCCGTACTCTTCTGGCTTTGCGTAATCGTGAGTATTCATATCACGCCCCCTTCTTAGGCCGAACACTGTAGTTCAGCGCGGTATTCGCTTTTAA
This genomic interval from Chrysiogenes arsenatis DSM 11915 contains the following:
- a CDS encoding cache domain-containing protein, with amino-acid sequence MRLPFSPKTIKGRLLAFFGVAICGTVALIAISLFTLNHNMYSIKNRAVEEMTQAAYSIVESYWQMVQSGEITTEVAQQRALRTLHSMRYGDGEYIWVNDMHPRMVMHPTTPELDGADLTHYADPHGKRLFMEMLAVVQRDGKGHVDYYWPKPGFGDPVPKSSYIMGFQPWGWVIGTGVYIDDINAMLWVEVQRMAIIIAIMLFVTAVPMIAIVRMIVLSTAAITDKARKLAAGDADLSKRISLSGEDELAQVAKYMNQYIEKAHREQQAMIQQAKLAEIGGMVGAIAHQWKQPLNNINLLAADLAELYRSGELTKEELEFSTTHIQQQVDYMAQTVDDFRNFYKPSDKTRNFCPQQQIRDVLELMRGQLMRDKVILTFFPSEVSPQVYGCPNEFKQVFLNLIHNSRDVFQERKVDERMITITASVSEGMLRFTVRDNGGGIPDELLPDALFDSFTSTKGEHGTGIGLSLCRQIVAKMGGTIQARNTDGGAEFCITLRTTDVV
- a CDS encoding MerR family transcriptional regulator: MNNTPENHVDTDELTPIGELAKQLRLTTRTLRYWEEVGIIESAERDNGTIRGYTPYMVRRIRLIMKLKELGLTIKEMQDLYRVYGNAKRTDKLIPELIKTIDQHIRLVDAKMARIASLRVDLVEYRDRLFEKFARVSEQHTD
- a CDS encoding CoA-transferase subunit beta — its product is MNTHDYAKPEEYGLADLLCCAASREVQDNEIVFAGTGLPMVAIMLAQKTHAPNLKLIFEAGTLDGRPPEIPTSVGDARCEMGASRSSGLYDAFSIAQRGYVDLGFLGGAEVDEYGNVNTTVIGDYLAPELRLTGSGGNPDINSFAKRTVFIMVHEKRRFTKNVSYITSPGWRVKKWPGGEFVHRRELYGTAYRGGPSAIISTAGVFRFDEETGKIYLDTCHPGMTPEEIQELCNFPLDISRVNGLTAPPTREELHLIHDVLDPDEIFIPKTKR
- a CDS encoding MarR family winged helix-turn-helix transcriptional regulator, which codes for MKISTPLDLYWSMGLVLRDLRAIDEKLLKTFDVGPAQMRILHTISDHPQGLNLKEISRMIDVTPGNASRLVEKLSQKGWVDRSPSPISKREIVVRLTREGSRHLRKLAPLQQQEINSYIGKQLSPELIGQLKVILEAMEEDTAAS